One Ahaetulla prasina isolate Xishuangbanna chromosome 1, ASM2864084v1, whole genome shotgun sequence DNA window includes the following coding sequences:
- the FAM98B gene encoding protein FAM98B: MECVILDALEALGYKGPLLDEDALNKAAECGLTSQDFCELCVWLSSRIQPLCNLEESISSTAGGEDVESLQLEMSGFLKELACPYSTLVSGEIKDRLKKKEDCLKVLLFLSTELQALQILQFKQYKGSHLAKNDEVHQEIQMICDALGVPKSSASSEIYSLPVSLNNIESKLKDVLSKVPKAYLEKPLLKTPLNTKQMKQLEKINEALLTEYECRRRMLMKRLDVTVQSFGWSDRAKVKTDDIARIYQPKRYGLTSKSTISIAHLLAAREDLSKITRTSSGSTREKTICAINKVLMGRVPDRGGRPTEIDPPPPEMPPWQKRQDGGGRGGRGGWGGDGGRGRGGGNRGGGGWGGDSGWGGGGGWGGSGRGGGGGGWRGGSGYQGRGDYSGRGGYGDSYGRRGGGYRKY, from the exons ATGGAGTGTGTGATTCTGGATGCGCTCGAGGCTTTAGG ATACAAAGGCCCTCTTCTGGATGAAGATGCTCTTAATAAAGCAGCAGAATGTGGGCTGACTTCCCAAGATTTCTGTGAGCTTTGTGTTTGGCTAAGTTCCAGAATACAGCCATTGTGTAACCTGGAAGAAAGCATCTCCTCAACAGCTG gtGGTGAAGATGTTGAAAGTTTACAACTAGAAATGAGTGGCTTTTTAAAAGAACTGGCTTGTCCGTATTCCACACTTGTGTCTGGAGAAATTAAAGATcggttaaaaaagaaagaagattgtCTTAAAGTCTTGT TATTTTTAAGCACAGAACTTCAGGCTTTGCAGATATTACAATTTAAACAATATAAAGGTTCTCATTTGGCAAAGAATGATGAAGTTCATCAGGAAATCCAAATGATCTGTGATGCTTTAGGGGTACCAAAATCGTCAGCATCTTCTGAGATTTATTCTCTCCCTGTCTCGCTAAACAATATAGAGTCAAAG CTTAAGGATGTTTTGTCAAAAGTTCCAAAAGCATACCTGGAGAAACCTCTGCTAAAAACTCCTTTGAATACAAAGCAAAtg AAGCAGTTGGAAAAAATCAATGAGGCTCTTCTCACTGAATATGAATGCCGCAGGCGGATGTTAATGAAGCGTTTAGATGTAACTGTACAGTCCTTTGGGTGGTCTGATAGAGCTAAG GTGAAAACAGATGATATTGCAAGGATTTATCAACCCAAACGTTACGGACTCACTTCTAAATCAACAATTTCAATAGCTCATCTTCTAGCTGCTCGTGAAGATTTGTCAAAGATCACAAGAACAAGCAGTGGATCTACGCGGGAGAAGACTATTTGTGCAATCAATAAG GTCTTAATGGGAAGAGTACCAGATCGCGGTGGAAGACCAACAGAAATTGATCCACCACCTCCTGAAATGCCCCCATGGCAGAAGAGACAggatgggggaggaaggggaggaagaggaggttggggaggagatGGTGGACGAGGAAGGGGTGGAGGAAATAGAGGCGGCGGTGGATGGGGTGGGGACagtgggtggggtggagggggtgGATGGGGTGGGAGTGGTagaggagggggtgggggtggatggaGGGGAGGGAGTGGATATCAAGGGAGGGGTGATTATAGTGGGAGAGGAGGATATGGTGATTCATATGGTAGAAGAGGAGGTGGCTATAGAAAATACTAA